The DNA sequence agtcacgaaatacaagagtagtcaaatcgagcctcgaagctcacgttccttagtaataaatacaataatcatttaccttagtttttaatccataacagtgAGTTTAGATAGTATTATATTAGTCGGCAGCTGCTATGACAACCAAGTCTTGTGGAATATATGGATCAATACTGATGTTTATATCTTGAACCTTTACACACATTTTGTGAGATACATTTTATTTCCCAGAATGATTGTCTATCGCCTAATAAGTTGCTTGTTTTCCCGCAAGAAGGTCAAGACTCGTAGTAAGCCAACTCGAGGCTGTGTTGATTTTATCATGATCCAAATTTCTCCTTCTTATCCATTAATTTTCTATTTAAACATTTTTTCCTACCTCATTAATTCTATTGGTTGATTGGGGCGgacaatgcatatgatttgaccATTTGTTTGTGTGACAAAAGGTCTGGTGGAcaccaccgaattatgtgttatAAACCGTATgatactaagactggccatcttatgtacttatATGGTTTCTCTCAGTCATATCTACATATTCTTCAATTTTCCTTCCTTTATAAGTGATTCATTGATTTCGAAATTCCATTTGATATCCCATGGAAATGAATTCGTCAGTAACCTCTGTAGTTAGACAGTCCTAGTTATTGAAAGTAAATAAAAGTTGACTGTTAGGAGGAATAAAAGTTTTATATTCGGTTTTTATTTCAGAATTGAAGATAGCAGAGAGGATTCAGGATCCAATAGCAAAGGTATAATCAAGTTTTCCTCGAGAATATGGATTCCCAATGTGACTGAGCTAAAGGATGAAATTTTGTAAGAATCCCATAATTCCAAGTTTTCTATCTACCCTGGAAGCACTAAGATGAACCAATATCtgaagaagaacttttggtggccaaggATGAAAAGGAGATAGCAGATTGGATTAGTAAATGTAACACTTGTCAAACAGTAAAGGCAGAATATCAAAGACCAATGAAAAGTATTCTTTGGATAAGTTAGTGAAGTTGTATTTGGGTGAAATTCCGGGATTATTTGAGCACTAAAATTGAAAATAAGTATTGCCTATCATCCCCAGACAGAGGGTCAAGCGAAAGGATGATTCAGACGATATAAGATATATTGAGTGTATGTGTGCTTTAGAATTTAAAGGCAATTTGGATGATCACCTGTTGTTGATTAAGTTTTCCTATAGTAATAATTATTATACCAGTATATGGATGCCATCCTACGAAGCCTTGTATGGAAGTAAGTGTAAGTCCCCACTTTATTGGGATGAACTGGGAGAAAAGCAGTTGTTAGTCTCGAGTTAGAAAAAGCAAACTAAAGATGTAGTGATATTGATTTGGCCAAGATTAGAAGCACCCCAGGATGGATAGAGAAAGAACGCGAACTTGTATCGAAAAGATATGAAGATAGAACTAGGATCGTAGGTATTGTTGAAAGTCTCACCTTGGAAAGGATTTGGTTAGATTTGGACAAAAAAGGGTAAACTAGGTCCTAGGTATATTATACTATTTGAGATATTGAGAAAAACAGGTAAAGTCGCCTATCAGTTAGCGCTGTCGCCGCAGCTGCAACGTAtccataacgtgttccacgtatctatgcTGAAGAGATATATCCTTGATTTAAACCAAGTCATTAAGTATGAGCCAATTGAGCTTAAGCCAGATTTATCCTACACTGACAGACCAATCCATATCATAGATCGTAAaaagcgagtccttaggaataagtttattcctatagttaaagtactttggagatactacgccatagattggattctgTAACCGTTCACACTGGGGTTGCAAACAAAAGTGTAATAATAGCCTTCTAAACCCATGTCTATCGCAACCCCTATTTTTTGATGTTGCGGTATAGTCAAAATGTGTTACTAAATtaaataacatattttatttacatAGAAATGAGttaataattgaaatatatattttatttatttattaaagttaataatattagtgaaatgatttataatatATTTATCAGTTGAAAGTTTTATAACTTAAAAATCACTGGTGGagtgatttacaatatatattgttgaatttatttagttttttataattaattgttaaaaaatatattttttaatagaaaaaagaatttaataatttaaatttgaaaaaaaaagttATGCCGGGtgtttattttgaataaaatttggGCCGAGATTTGAGATGGGGCAGGGTTGAAAATTAAGTTGCGGATCGATGTTAATGAAATATTTTACATCAGTTTTACTAGAATCAATGTTAAATTAGTTTATACACATCGGTTGTTCTTAAAACCGATGTCTCAAttactttttttaaaaataaaataacagACTCCCGTATTTATTCCCTACTTTGAAACACTTGCCCCCTTTAATTTTTCATCCCCCGACTTTCTCCCTCTTTTTTCAGTACTCTCTCCCCCGCCGCTCTCACCCCTCTTTTTgtctctctcggctctctcaaAATCCACCCTCAAAGACCCACATAAAGATCCAAAAGCCCTATACATATACATAAGCCCTAGCTTTTTTCTTCACACTAAAACCTTAGATTGAATAGAGATGGTCAATTTTCAATTAGACGAAACCCTAATTTCTGTTAATTGCAATTAGTTGGAATCAAATTTGATCTGGTATTATTGTCTCAAATTTTAGCTCTGTTCATGTGCAATTTATAAGttcttttcaaatttatttttaattatcaaTTTATCGTTTACCTTCTTATCATTATCGACCTGTAAGTCACAAATAATTGTTTAATTTTAATCGGTTGATTTCTTTTCAATTGTTCAGGTTATTACAACCGACAACACTTTTGAATTATTAAGATCGTTGTACGAGGTGGTTGTGTTGATGAGCTATCGGTTGATGAGATGGAGCTTGATGTTTGGAGATTTAGGTTGCTATAAGTGACTTTTCCGGAGCTTGCGAGTGCAGCgtttagagatggtgagtgccGCGTTTGTAGGTTCTTTGTCTGCTATAACAGTTCCAAAGTTAAATTTGGACCATGAGGCTCCCCCTCCAAGTTATATGTTGATAACTATCCTTTTGAGTTTAAGTTCTTTAAGATATTAATCTTTATATTAAAGTCTGATTTGAGCATTGTGTTAATTGATAATGATCCTTCCTAGTTATAAGTTATTTGAGATATTGATCTTAAATTGATTTCTAATTTTAGCATTGTGTTGATTGTAATCTACCTGCTAATCTGCTATTGATGTTATTAGTCTTAGGCACTTCTATAACTCTTTATTCTTTTGCAGTTTTCTTTTTCCGAAAGAGGTCCAGGATTTGGACTTCAGGACTTTGTTATGGCAAATATGACTCTGAGGTACATTTGTAATATAGTTATATGTGCTGATTTTATCGCAGTGTATGTATAATGCCTTGGTAATTTTTATGCCTTCGACTTCATCATATTTTAGGATAGGTCTTCATTACTGTGTTGATTTTAGGATAGGAAGGTCAGTATTTAGCTGAAATATGTCTCTTATGTGTTGATTTAACTAAGCATTTCCCGTGACTTACTGTGATTTTGTTCTTGATATGATGAATCTATTATATTTTGTAATGTTTAAAATATGTTTCTGTAATTACTGTTCGGGAAAAAACCTCTGTCCTTTTTTCTTATGGGTTCTTATTGATGAAACAGCAGGATCTGTAAGAAGCAAGGTAAAATATGTTAACCATTAACTGGGACATAACGACTTTGTTTTCAATGTCAGATTCTGTAACTTACCTTTGCTATAGTTAAAAATAATTCAGCCTTTCTATCTTGAATTACTTTTGTCAGATTTTGAGCATAAAAAGAACAGGAATAGAATCCACGTATAGTATGAATAACTTAGCGGTGACGTAATTAAATTATAGTTTCTTATTTAATGTGTAGACTTCAGTTAGCTAATGGCTTGCAGATGACCCACGTTACTCTGGGGAATCTTCAACTTGTTGCACAATATTTGACAGTCCTCGGGAACTTGGCACTTTCTCTTCATGATACTGGACAAGCACAACAACTATGGCCATCGCATGTTAGTATAGTTCTTTTCTCTCTTCAGCCTTATAGTCTTCGACATCTGTAACAATTTTATAAGTTGTTATTTAATATTCAAGTGCCTGTTTTTAACGGAAAAATTACTCTTATTATTACTATATTGTGGGGAAGAAGTTATGTCACTGATATCGGCCTATTATAGTGAACAAGGAGTCTTGTTACTCACATCGGATTTTTCCTTGTATTACTAGTCATCTAGCCATATGTATGTACAATTAATACTAGCTATCGGGTTTCCAGTCATATGTATCTATGTAAGTTTTGATGTGTCCTCGCTGCTGTTTTTCATCACCCTTGTGGTCATAAAGAAACCACCAAAAGACCTAGACAACTCGTGAGATGGAATCCACAATCCAGTTTAGTGTCTGAATAAATAAAGGTTAAACAATGGAGCTCTATAGGTAAAGATGTCCAGGGGGACTTTGTGCTTAACCTTTTTTAGATGAGgcctaaatattttaaaaataaggCAGATGCAGTTATTACACTTTGTCCGAGGTGGCAAGGTCAGGACTTCTTATAGGGCAGGTGTACCTTGTCATGTCAGATCAGAAATACACTTGCCCAATAGGGCTTGTTTTGTTTGGTTAGGCTCGGATTTAAACTAGCTGTTTATGAAGACTTTTAAATGCAAAACTGTTGCTGAAGAATGTGTTTGTGTTGTTTATAAGGCATTTAGGAGTTGTCTATGCTCTCACACTCAAGTTATATAGTTTCTTCGACTGACAGTTGGTACTCTGGGACAGTAGTAGGTGCTCGCCAAGCCTTTCTACAAGGTGTACCCTCTGTTTCCATATCGTACCACTGGTATGTAAACCATTTAATGTAAAAAAATATCATCTCATTAACTTATCTTTACGTTGCTCTCATCTCGGTATAGCATGTCGGTTGTTCGATAGTAATTAGTACTTGTCATTGACTACATGTTTAGGGGTACAAACAGTGTTAATGACTTCACACTAGCTGTTGAGGCTTGCTTACCCATACTAAGTGCAATTCTGGTTGAAATCAGAAAGATGAATTATTTTCAGAACTGTTTTTTAAATATAAATGTGCCTTCTAATATTCTAAATCATAAGGTGAGACTGGGTGACTAGCTAAGTCTTTGTATTATTTTAAATTGGTAAGTAATACACATGAGATTGCAAGAGTCGCGATAATAAGGCATGTCAATCTGCTATCCAGCTAAAAATTTGGAATCAACCAAGTTATTAGCTGAACCTCAATTAACTGTAATAGGTTTATTTTGTTAACCTTTAGGACATAAATTTCTAATGTCATCTCCTGGCTAATTTGTTGGGACTGCACAGCTAATATCTAATCCTAGCTAATCTTTTGGGACTGAACAACTTATATCTTGTCCTAACTATGAGAATTGCACTTAAAAGGAGTATGAAATCAACTTACAAGTCCTTTTTAGTAATCAGCCATAGGTTAGGTATACAAAATTTCATAACTAGTTGTTGACGCAGACATCCTATTTGATCTATTTACAGAATGTGAAGGTATATATGAGGCGAGGGACAGCGAGGGAATCACTTCTCTTTGTAAAGGAGGCTCTTC is a window from the Apium graveolens cultivar Ventura chromosome 1, ASM990537v1, whole genome shotgun sequence genome containing:
- the LOC141664460 gene encoding uncharacterized protein LOC141664460 isoform X1; its protein translation is MFSFSERGPGFGLQDFVMANMTLRLQLANGLQMTHVTLGNLQLVAQYLTVLGNLALSLHDTGQAQQLWPSHLVLWDSSRCSPSLSTRCTLCFHIVPLNVKVYMRRGTARESLLFVKEALQACS
- the LOC141664460 gene encoding uncharacterized protein LOC141664460 isoform X2, encoding MFSFSERGPGFGLQDFVMANMTLRLQLANGLQMTHVTLGNLQLVAQYLTVLGNLALSLHDTGQAQQLWPSHNVKVYMRRGTARESLLFVKEALQACS